The genomic window AGCCCGGCGGCGGCCGCTGATGCGCCGCTCTTCGACGGGCACATCCACTACAGCAGGCCCGACTGGAGCGTCTACACCCCCGACCAGATCGTCGCCATCCTCGACAAGGCAGGAATCGCACGCGCCCTCGTGTCGAGCACGCCGGACGACGGCACGCTGAAGCTCTACGAGCGCGACCCCAAGCGGGTGATCCCGATCCTCCGTCCCTACCGCACGCGCGACGACATGAGCACGTGGTGGCGCGACCCGTCCACCATCCCCTACCTCGAGCAGCGGCTGGCCAAGGGCGTCCACAAGGGCATCGGCGAGTTCCACATCCACGGCAAGGACATCCACACGCCCGTGCTCAAGCGGATCACCGAGATCGCGGTCCAGCGCAACCTGTATCTCCATGCGCATTCCGACGACGCCGCCGT from Candidatus Rokuibacteriota bacterium includes these protein-coding regions:
- a CDS encoding amidohydrolase gives rise to the protein MRLIVALAALVLSTGSPAAAADAPLFDGHIHYSRPDWSVYTPDQIVAILDKAGIARALVSSTPDDGTLKLYERDPKRVIPILRPYRTRDDMSTWWRDPSTIPYLEQRLAKGVHKGIGEFHIHGKDIHTPVLKRITEIAVQRNLYLHAHSDDAAVIELFAIEPRSRIIWAHAGMSSGAPAVGALMDKHASLWADLSYRYGDVAPGGTLDPAWRALLIRHADRFMLGSDTWTTSRWEQVVAMAAEARRFLQQLPPDVADKIASRNIEKLFP